The proteins below are encoded in one region of Mycobacterium pseudokansasii:
- the der gene encoding ribosome biogenesis GTPase Der, which translates to MTHDGTWSDESDWELDDSDSAELSQSAPAPVVAIVGRPNVGKSTLVNRILGRREAVVQDVPGVTRDRVSYDALWSGRRFVVQDTGGWEPDAKGLQQLVAEQASVAMRTADAVVLVVDAGVGATTADVAAARILLRSGKPVFLAANKVDNEKGEADAAALWSLGLGEPHPVSAMHGRGVADLLDEVLAALPLVSEAAPVAGGPRRVALVGKPNVGKSSLLNKLAGDQRSVVHEVAGTTVDPVDSLIEMGGKVWRFVDTAGLRRKVGQASGHEFYASVRTHAAIDSAEVAIVLVDASQPLTEQDQRVLSMVIEAGRALVLAFNKWDLVDEDRRELLEREIDRELVQVRWAQRVNISAKTGRAVQKLVPALESALESWDTRIATGPLNAWLKEVVAATPPPVRGGRQPRILFATQATARPPTFVLFTTGFLEAGYRRFLERRLRETFGFEGSPIRINVRVREKRGAKRR; encoded by the coding sequence GTGACCCACGACGGCACCTGGTCCGACGAAAGCGACTGGGAGCTTGACGATTCCGATTCGGCCGAGCTGTCGCAGTCGGCGCCCGCGCCGGTCGTGGCGATCGTGGGCCGGCCCAACGTCGGCAAGTCGACTCTGGTCAATCGGATCTTGGGCAGGCGTGAGGCGGTGGTACAAGACGTTCCGGGCGTGACGCGTGACCGCGTGTCCTACGACGCCCTGTGGAGTGGACGCCGGTTCGTCGTGCAGGACACCGGTGGATGGGAGCCGGACGCCAAAGGTCTGCAGCAACTGGTGGCCGAGCAGGCGTCGGTGGCGATGCGCACCGCCGATGCCGTAGTTCTGGTGGTCGATGCCGGTGTCGGTGCCACCACTGCCGACGTGGCCGCCGCCCGCATCCTGCTCCGCTCGGGTAAGCCAGTCTTCCTGGCCGCCAACAAGGTTGACAACGAGAAGGGCGAAGCCGACGCGGCCGCGTTGTGGTCGCTGGGACTTGGCGAGCCGCATCCGGTCAGCGCTATGCACGGTCGCGGTGTGGCCGATCTGCTCGACGAGGTGTTGGCCGCGCTGCCCTTGGTGTCTGAAGCGGCACCGGTGGCCGGCGGTCCCCGGCGGGTGGCGCTCGTCGGCAAACCCAACGTGGGCAAGAGCTCGTTGCTGAACAAGCTGGCCGGCGATCAGCGGTCGGTGGTGCACGAAGTCGCGGGCACGACGGTCGATCCGGTGGATTCGCTCATCGAAATGGGCGGCAAGGTATGGCGTTTCGTCGACACCGCGGGACTGCGCCGCAAGGTCGGCCAGGCCAGCGGACACGAGTTCTATGCGTCGGTGCGCACCCACGCGGCCATCGATTCCGCCGAGGTGGCGATCGTGCTGGTCGACGCGTCACAGCCGCTGACCGAACAGGATCAGCGGGTGCTGTCGATGGTCATCGAGGCCGGACGGGCGCTGGTGCTGGCCTTCAACAAGTGGGATCTGGTCGACGAGGACCGGCGCGAGCTGCTGGAGCGGGAGATCGACCGCGAACTGGTGCAGGTGCGCTGGGCGCAGCGAGTCAACATCTCGGCCAAGACGGGTCGGGCGGTGCAGAAGCTGGTGCCGGCGCTGGAGAGCGCGCTGGAGTCGTGGGACACGAGGATAGCGACCGGCCCGCTGAACGCCTGGCTGAAGGAAGTGGTGGCCGCGACGCCGCCCCCGGTGCGCGGCGGCCGGCAACCCCGCATCCTGTTCGCCACCCAGGCGACCGCGCGGCCTCCGACGTTCGTGCTGTTCACCACAGGTTTTCTGGAGGCCGGTTACCGGCGGTTCCTGGAGCGGCGGCTGCGCGAGACATTCGGCTTTGAGGGCAGTCCGATCCGGATCAACGTGCGGGTGCGCGAAAAGCGGGGCGCCAAGCGCCGCTGA